atattgataataaaatattagaaacaaatataaaaatagcttTTAGGAAGTCAAATTAAGGAAGAAAAATCCTCGGAGGCAAACTTGTATTGCTACAGTAACAAAACTGACTtgaataatattttaaagaagcaaaaaaatacttatattaatgtaAATGCCCTAATTAATATAACAGGATTAAAATGCGTTAAATGCTAATTTGTGATTCTGTTATAGGTCTAATGGGTCGGTACAAATCACAGCCTACTTTCTTCATGCAGTTTGCAGCTGCAGTATGTTTCTCGGTCACAGATAATATAGAATTTGTTTTCAATTAATGAAGAGTTTCTTGTCAATCTATAACAGTGTCTCAAAATTAGTTTTCTTCATCATCAGGCTCAAATCTGAATCATGtatgaatacaaatgaaacaaaagaagCCGACATCATGCGAAATAAAAACCCGACATACAGAAGAATCCTTCTGCCGTCAATAGCAGATTGCCACTGATTTAATCACATTGTGATGGATTGCTAATAGACTTAAACAGGCATCACAACACCTCTCAGAGCCAGGTGCAAatggtttacatttaaaaaatctagaatatgaattattataaaactatatatttcaaatataaaaaggacATATCGACTAACACCTTCACCTACATTAGCCTGTATATTAAATTAGGAATGAATTAATTCAAGAATAccataatgttttaaaatacactTGGATGATATCATTTAATAATAGCCAAAAGGGTGTCCACGGAAAACAATATTCTGCTTCTTCATTGCAACAGGCCATTTTATGactgatataaatataaactgtacAGATTTAATTCAAAGCATATCAATGAACAAGTCTCTTAATGCAtgagtatatattttttagaattGGCAATTTTCCTATTAAAAAACTTCTTtatctatttaaaaatgtgattacgaatttttaataaatgatgacTGACAACATTATTTGATAACATCGATAAAAGGCCAACAGTTAAATGCCTCCAAAACGTTTTGCACAGACTGTACAATTAATACACACTTTTTTTCATGTGATTTCACAAAAGCTTTCTGGTTCTGTTTTTCCGATTTGTCCATTTAATCTTCTTCTAATCTTTAACACAAAATCAACGGTCATCGTCTCTTCTGTACAGGCAGCGGGCAGATTCAGCTGTGGCAGTTCCTGCTGGAGCTCCTCTCTGACAGCACCAACATGTCGTGCATCGCCTGGGAGGGCACCAACGGCGAGTTCAAGCTCATCGACCCGGACGAGGTGGCTCGGCGCTGGGGGGAGCGCAAAAGTAAACCCAACATGAACTACGACAAGCTGAGCCGGGCGCTGCGCTACTACTACGACAAAAACATCATGACCAAAGTCCACGGAAAGCGCTATGCCTACAAGTTTGATTTTCACGGCTTGGCGCAGGTGTGCCAGCCGTCCACCACGGAGCAGGCCATCTACAAGTTTCAGGGTAACTTCTCCCCGATTCCCTTCACCGGGATTTCCAAACTGAACCTCGTGGCTCCCGGCGTGGGGCCGTCGGGTTTCTCCTATTGGGCCGGATCCCCCCCGGCGGCTCTGTATCACAGCCACAACCTCCAGCCGACAGGGCCCTTTGGCACGGTGTCTCCATCCCACATCAGCTGtgtcaacaacatcaacaccCTGACTAACATCAATAATCATTACAACTGACTCTTAATGCATCTTCTAGAAAACCTGGAGATATATAGACACCACCGGTAATACAGCAACGAACGAAGAGAGGTGACAAAAGTGTTGGAAATTTCAAATATTGGATTCATTTGTTTAGAAATGATTGTTGTTAGACACGTAAATTGTCTCAACAGCATATGCTACATTTAAACGTATCATTATGGAGCAGTAGTCATAGATGCTTCTGAGACGACGATTGAATTAAGCAATGcgtttaaaaacacaaacaaacaaaaacatatatttaaccCCTTTAACCTTTAAATCAAGACACCTGTTCACGAGCGAATTATTAAATCAATCAAGGACCGTCAAATTACGCACAGTGATTTGAACTTTTACGCGcggtattttattgtttatattagtTAGCCTTAAGCCATAAATTCGCCGACAATGGAATTTCCAGCCACAACCAACACACGTATGTGTGGGAGAGTGGTTTTCGAAAAGAACAATGTATAGTAATATTAGAAAGACCATTAAATACAGATTTCTGTTTTATACTTGTTAGTTCTCATCCTTGTATGTTCCTTTGCTGTCTCTCATCTTCCTTCCGTGAGTCCTGTGATTGTTTTTACATACAGGTGGGTGTATTTGCACAAACTTTGGCGCAAATCACCAGTTATTAGTGGACTATTGGCGCCATCTCGTGGTCTTGGAATGACCTAATTCCTGTTGAATTTaatgatatttttcttttactaaatATCACCACTTGAAAACAGTCGCCTGAAATATATTGTCACTTTAATCACTGTTTGTTTAGAAATCAAATTACGCATTGCCATGTAAGAAAATCAAACGTAAGCCActtgcaataaaaataaaaccagtaCAGAGGTGTAGGGTTGAATTGAGTGTGAAATAGTCTCTGATGTGAATAGTAACAGAAACTGTGAAGTCATAGACTGCTCTGTAAATACTGTTTGTAGAGACAGGCTCAGGCTATCGCTGCTGTTTAGTGATTTTGGAGTGAATTGCATTGCATTCATTCACACAGCTTCTTACTGTAGCTAAAACAGCTGTACCAATAACAAACTAATGAAGTAAATAAAAGcagactgttataaataaatctttGTCAGTATgtgtttaaattgtgttttgatgCCTTTTTTGCTTCAATGCAAACACCAGTGTGCCACTAAACgccacagatgtgtgtgttaacatgGCACATTACCACTCATGCTCACACTACATGTGCTGTCAGACTTCTTGCTGTCCCAAGTGCATTCAcagaatttatatttttacatgatGATTATTGAAAATAGTTATATGACACGATTATAAACCACTGAAGTGTTGTACTCAGGGTGAACAGTATGCAGTGTTGGAGTGTTGAAGCAAGCCGTTTGTGAGCTAGCTTGTCTCGAAGGAGGATAAAGAAAGCTCCAAAAAACTGCCAAAAACTGGCATGGCCATATTCACAAGGGTCCGTTGACTTTTCACCTCAAGATGTCTGAATGAAAATAAGGTATATTGATATATACGAGTCTCCCCTTTACATACATGACCACTTTAAGGCAATGCCATGCAGCTTGGGGAAAAAACCATGCATATTCTAAAAATGGTTTCTGCATACTAGTTGGTCTTGGAGTTGCATACATTTGGTATGACTGGAAAGACGACAGAAGAGGTTTGGCTTTCCTAAATATATTGACAATAAGGGGGTTTGGGAGCAGTTTCCATAACAGACGTGGTCGCCATCCAATCACCGAAGAATTAAGTTCTTACATAAATCTCTAAATGTCAAATTTCTTTGGTACCAAATCACAGCATTGATTTTTCTATGGTGTTCCTCGAGGTCTTAGGGTCTTAAAGTGGTATTTTGGAGGAATTCTTGGTGGTATCAACCCAAAACTTGCTGCATAAACTTATGAGACTTAATATAGCATATAGGAATGGCATCATATACGTCCATCACAATGTTCTAAACTCTTATACACTTTCACAAGAAATTTTTTATTACAGATCTATGACCAGAATAACCTGATATACAGTGCTGAGCTTCATCTCAGATTAATCTACATGTTCCCAGCTTTCAGAAGATAAACATCCCGTCCCCCACCATACAACTCTGAACAAGATGGAATGGAAGGAGGTAAAAAGGTCAGCTGTAAATGTATACCTGGCCTAAAAGAGTTAACTTGTTTGtccattaaataataatgagcCAATCATAAATTTAACTTTGAATAATTTTGCTGACACAGATGCAATGTGGCCTAATTGTGATGAAAAGGATACGTATTGATATATTTGCATTGGAATTGCTAAAGAAAGTAATAGGCTAGAACTGGAGGTAGTTAGTGTAACAGGAGCAAATACACATCAGCctaaacataaaatacaataattccAATTTATTGTAGGCTATTAGTGTATTTTGAAATTTCAGCAACATTGAGACCTCCctattgatgtcaggacagccgacagtcttcacaccgtcagtcgcagactgaaaactcacctgtttcgactgcacctcggcgaatgagaaaaaagaagaaaaaaaagaaaaactgtaaaTTGCTctaaattggtttggcttatttatagctaatagtttaattcatattctatagtttctgtatgttgcacttggtttggcttatttgaagctattgttctgcacttaaaggattgtacctattttgaagttaatgtacttgcaagattcttgctgttcggagttgtatcctcatgattgtttgcacttattgtaagtcgctttggacaaaagcgtcagctaaatgagctgtaatgtaatgtaattgagCACAATGCTTAAACATACATATTTTTCACTTATAAATGCTAATAGCAACTCTTCATCATTAAGATTAACTCATCAGACAACAAATCTAGAGGGCTCAAATACAACTGCATATTTGCTGTAATACATGGGGACAAATATTTTATTAGTAGTAATTACTACTGCACTATATATGGCGTggtttgctgctgctgttgttgctgctgataTGACAATACATGTGGTCAGCCACACGGGGGCGCCATAACTCTTCCAACGTCAGTACACGGTTTACATAACCAGCTGATAACAGAGTAGCTTTTATATAGATCATAGAAGCATCTGCAAATAGAAGATTAACCCCTAACCTAATTTTAAATCTACCGAGATTAAAGTATGCATGGAATGAGTATTATCAGATAATCAAGTGGACGCTAGCAGgcactttatcatgttttatgtttgtaaaataataaatatgcattttattcTATTAGCATACATTTGTGCACCCGTTACTTAATCCGGTCTCATTCCCAGGCTGTAGGGATCGACTGAGAGGGCCTGCCTTCTGGATTCTATTTCCTTATTATAGATTCCACTTTCATGGTGTTCTTCTTATGATATCCCTGGGAATGAGAACAGGTTGGTAAGTGTTGATGGAGAAtgtgtaagtgtttgtgtgcgtatGTGAAAGAAAGGAAGAGTGGGGGGTCACTCATTCACAACAGCAGCATTTGTTTATGTGTCTTGCATATTAATTTGGTTGTCGCTATTGACAACTgaatctctctccctctctttcatattgtgtgtgtgtgtgtgtgtgtgtgtgtgagagacagagacagagacagagagagagagagagagagagagagagagagagagagagagagagagagacagccagagacagagacagagacagagacagagacagagacagctaGTGGTCTGTAAGGACTTGGGCAGGTGTGTATCCCGGATCTGTTGTTCACCTCCTGTAGACTTCTTGAATTGTGCTTCTTAGAACACCATAGTGGAAACTTCGCAGCAATTGAGTCACTTCCACAACAATGTAATGTCACTACCAACTGCCCTGCCACTAATCTGCTGCATCTATTGTCACTGCTAAGCActcatcctctctcttcttgcGTAACAAACTAGGTGGGTGCAAGCCACAGGATTAACAGTGTGAATGTAGAGCACTGTGGAGCGGGAAGGAAACacgaggaggaggtggaggagggaaaGAAGTACTGGTGTTACTTGCAGCACCTAAGTTAGAAAGTTATATTCTGTGTAAGTAGGCtaatttaaaaaggtaaaaaatggATTAAAATCAGACTTTAAGTGCATTCTCAGTCCCTTGTCCGTGTATTCTCATGACTAGACAGAGGCCATCTGTGGGCACACACTAAGTTGTAAAGCTGTCCTCAAGCTCCAGCTGACTCAATGAAACAACTTCAAGGACCACACAGGGTTTTTGCATGATGTAACCCATtttctaaaaatacaaatagcCTATGTTTTACACCATCACAAGTCATTTTCAAAAGCATGTCATGCATttggatatttttgtttttgtacattttggcAGCCACTGGTTTCAGTATGAACTTCCATTGATACTCATTGATTGACTCATTGATACTCACTGGAGATAGCTACCGATAGTTACCGGGTTAAACAAAAGCGCtatccacttcctgttttgtttgcacAGTGGTTGACAAACTTCCTTTGTGCTGTAAATCAAGACTTCATACTCGGTGCCAGATGGAATTGCATTGAAAGCAAGGCTTACAGGGAGCCAATCTAAACACTggtggtgtcattattctattGCCTTTACATGGTGCAATCAGCATTTACTTTATGATGATAActtagcaaaaagaaaaaaacatatattttgccACTTTAAAGTCGTTCAAAACCGCTAGAGGTAATCAATCACAGTAAACATGTAGTAAGGTGCGTTCAGGTGATGGTGCATCTACTGTAAGAGCTGAAAGTGCTGCACAGTGTTTGATGTTTTGCAGCCTCGTAGCACTTCAGTACAAACTTGAATTCACTTGACTGAAATACAATGATGTTCTGAAACAAAATATGATGCAGTCAGACAGTGTTGAATAAGAACCTACACACAAATAAACGGTATGTTAAAGGGTTACACATACTGCAAGCTACTAATCAAAGAATCACTAATTTATTCCATTTTCTAGGCTTAGATGCGTGAGTCACAGTTTCTGGGGGGAAATCTGGTCTCGCTGTCCCACTGTGTGAAATGTTGCAGTCAGTGAGTCATTCTTCCAAGTGAGAGAGTGGTAATGAAGGCACCGCCAAATTAGAGCAGCACACCTACGAGGTGCTGAAATAGACTTGTGAGTGAGAGGTAGGGAGAACGAGTGGAGGGGAAaggtgagagacacagagaggtagggaacagagagacaggagaggtaAAAGATCGCAGCAAAGAACAATTTAGACAaatgtcttttgttgtttttgctgacaCACCCACTCTGGATACAGACCCAGATTATTTGAGCTAAAAACTAATTCAATCTCctttctaaatgtattcatcTTCTATACTTTTAATAAAGTACCACTGACTTCTAAAATAAGAAGTGAGTGGAGAAATTGTGACTTCACTATTATATAGAAGGTATATATAccagtcgctttggacaaaagcgtaaaatgtaatgtaactgtattaTATGATTCATAAcctgatttatataacattttattcataaaaaaatggcaaacattgattttgacagtattttctgatctAAGGAGCGATACAAAGAACTATCCAAAATTCCCTCTGTACAAACGATCATTTTGAGCCTGGCTTTATTTCAGTTCAGTATGCAAATGAGCACACAGGATATTGCCTCATTTACATACTTAGACATACAAACAATTATTGTATAGAtcgtgcatgtgacgtcacgcttacgtcccaacccgtaaatcagccatgttggttggtatacacaaccaagactgcggccgttcacgtgtgagttgctgcaactgCTTcgtaattgtttttgtatttaaacatctaagattgaaagaaaatgccaatcttgtgcgcaattgtggtaataacgctactcgtgacccagagaaactggttctttagatttcttacaatcatcaaaaacaacgatccacaaaagagggatgaattgctgtctaccgaacgccgtaagctgtggtttagcaacataaatcgtgaggatttaacggaagaaaaagcacaattcacccgtgtgtgtggcgtccactttatatctggtaagagctcatgctaaagctatgttttcaatgtttacgttaaacatttgtgcttatgatatacccgaacactgtaagaccttacttctccatattgctgactggtaaatagggcactttctttacatgtgatggcagccatttgctcttttcttctgtgcatgtttttgtttagcttattcttgagactacttcacttgcgaaaagcaccaatgtgagaacatgcttcgcttaatccagccatacaatcacagtgtgcgaggataacatcgccgctcttctcactcacaaaccacggcttgagcggtgtatctcgagctctttgagagcgatttacacgggcatggacgagcaccctgccatctttcagtggtttggtaagaagactaccaacccagccagaaacaaagaaattataagcatctaagctcttgtatgccttaatttgtgcgttggttgcccacgatgtttgtagcacaaggtagttcacaatatccggatattcaatcggcggtaatgaatctaaatcctcaatataatccgacggctttagcgtgtacgggtcacggccgcacttttggactttttcctctgaatcttgcctttgcagaggactccggagagtcaaaatactttgaagaagtcggagttgtattgctgttgttgttcgctttagacgccattgttgatttgttatccaaccaacatggagtcgcacgcatacgtcacacagtttggtcatgtgtttgcacactacctattaATGTAACTAATGAattggggaagtttcatggagATCCACTCACCCTGCCTCCACCCCACCAGcacagccactcccacctcgcATCTCACCTGCTCTTTGCCAGATTCATGAAAGACCTTCCAGCACTTCATTCCGGACTGAGTTCCTGTTGCCGACCCTGCCTTCCTCTGACCTGCTCGTCTCTTCTGATTCCCAATCCTCTGCCCGGCCAAGATCTACCTTCTGCCTGTACCCTACCTCTACTTGGACTTTTGTATTTACCCTGTGCTGAGTATCTGTCCTGTCCTGTAGCTGCCAAGCTTTGACATTAAATAATAAGTTCCTGATGTCCTgcgtgctgcatttgggtccaaacaCGCTCCGTGACACTTCTCATCCTGCAGTATTTCCCCTTTAATCCTAAAATAAGCGAAAGTATGCAAGTGTCACCAAGCCTCCCAACTATGACTACAGTGAGCGTTAAGATGGTACCTAGCATCAAATTACACAAGCTTTTCTGGAGCTGTTCAGTCTTAAAAGACTGTATATCCAGCTGTTTTCATATTCCAAAAATCCTTCAGGATATGAAAGCAATGGTTGgtgcaaaataatttaaaagtgtCTCAAATATGAaatcaaaatatacaaatatgaaaGCTGGAGGACAGGAAACGGATAATGGTTTACTTCTAAAATGTTAATTAGTCAATTTAAATAATGGCCTGGGATTGGAGCACCTCTATATGTCAGATTTGAGCAGTTACATAAAACTAAGTGGATGAATAGTCATGCATATTCATGAGGTGTGAAGTGATTCACCGGCAAATtaagagaaaaataacaatgaacattgtgtagGTGGATGGTGAATGAAGGAATCACTGCACTGCCCTGGATTTGTCTCATTGTATAGCAACTTATATATAAAGTGTCAAACCGAACACAATAGTTTTATTAGATATACAACGTGTAGCATCACAGTAGATGACTCTTCTGAACTGAACTATGAAGGGAATTAAGATTCTTTGGCCAAGTTTTCCCTACTGAGCCTGACTTCACCATTCTATGTAAAAGTGAAGAGCAGATGCCTCGCAATGCAACTCGATGCTGGAGTAATCTAGTTAAAGAGATTAACAGCGGCAGAGTTGTTATGCAGCAAGAGGACAGCAAAATAGACATAATCCTATTGGGCACTCCCTCAATTGGTCTGGAGTTGGTCTTTCTTCTGCGCTCGGGTGACGCTGACGATTATTAGGTCAGAGAGAATCTATTTTCAAGAAACAGTGAAGTAAACTTGGGTTGTGTACATACTGGTAACAATCTAAATTAAGTTATAAAACAAACTCCCATTGTCCTGGTGGTTCACACGTGTattatagtagtagtatattattgttattatattgttCATACCATCCATcaatgtgtaagcagcattttactgctgtactGTTTTCAGTTAGGCCAGTGGTTGTCGGAAATAAATCTGAGGAGTAATACGATTATTAATATGATagcaaagaacaaaaacaaagttcagTTTTTTTGTGTAATATTAATTTGACCTCTTTGAATTAGTTATTCAAATTAAACCATTTGGATTGAAAATGCAAACAGTCTTTAGTTTAACTGCTAAAAATGCATAGACATCAGAAACGTTACAGTGTATTTTTGTGAGATGTCAAAAGCCAAAAATGTTCAGAACCGCTGACCATATCCCTAAAAATGTTAT
This portion of the Cottoperca gobio chromosome 21, fCotGob3.1, whole genome shotgun sequence genome encodes:
- the fev gene encoding protein FEV, which gives rise to MRPDCGGNLMFNMYLSDPTESLLKESKGTSWGPINTGVQKGSGQIQLWQFLLELLSDSTNMSCIAWEGTNGEFKLIDPDEVARRWGERKSKPNMNYDKLSRALRYYYDKNIMTKVHGKRYAYKFDFHGLAQVCQPSTTEQAIYKFQGNFSPIPFTGISKLNLVAPGVGPSGFSYWAGSPPAALYHSHNLQPTGPFGTVSPSHISCVNNINTLTNINNHYN